One Leucobacter muris DNA segment encodes these proteins:
- a CDS encoding fluoride efflux transporter FluC produces MSERRSRPGTGEGSRIAATLPDLGVVAVGGAVGSLARHLLSIAIGSSGDFPLAIFVINVCGAFLLGLLVEVVAQAGGEGGRWRTTRLLLGTGALGGFTTYSLLAADLAELLLDGAFGVAALYAVLTLVLGGAASWCGVLAGRMIGPSSARGAER; encoded by the coding sequence ATGAGTGAGCGTCGGAGCCGGCCGGGAACCGGCGAGGGATCGAGGATCGCGGCGACCCTGCCCGACCTGGGGGTCGTGGCGGTGGGCGGTGCGGTCGGATCCCTCGCCCGTCACCTGCTGTCGATCGCGATCGGGTCGAGCGGCGACTTCCCGCTCGCCATCTTCGTGATCAACGTGTGCGGCGCCTTCCTGCTCGGCCTGCTCGTCGAGGTCGTCGCCCAGGCGGGCGGCGAGGGTGGCCGCTGGCGCACGACGCGCCTGCTGCTCGGCACCGGCGCGCTCGGCGGGTTCACCACCTACAGCCTGCTCGCGGCCGACCTCGCCGAGCTGCTGCTCGACGGCGCCTTCGGCGTCGCGGCGCTCTACGCGGTGCTCACGCTCGTGCTCGGCGGGGCCGCGAGCTGGTGCGGGGTGCTGGCGGGGCGGATGATCG
- a CDS encoding heavy metal translocating P-type ATPase produces the protein MNEHHDHATIHEARERPADQSSHGGHGDHDGQRGHEGHAVDEAHAGHAGHAGHAERFQRLFWFMLVLAVPVVACSPMFAMLLGYEVPGWALWVSPALGTVMYLWGGAPFLSGAVGEIRDRKPGMMLLIGLAITVAFLASWGASLGLLDHELDFWWELALLVVIMLLGHWVEMRSLAQTTSALDSLAALLPDAAERVEGDEVVTVAPDELRVGDLVVVRPGGRVPADGRIVSGSASMDESMLTGESRAVRRGEGERVVAGTVATDSGLRVEISAIGGDTALAGIQRLVEQAQSSTSRAQRLADRAAALLFWFALGSAVVTATVWTLVGRPDEGVVRTITVLVIACPHALGLAIPLVVSIATERAARAGILVKDRLALESMRVVDAVLFDKTGTLTVGSPAVTAVAPAEGNDPDELLALAAAAESDSEHPLARAIVQAAAERRLAVPASSGFSSSPAVGVRAEVGGRLVQVGGPFLLEQEDVRELPVAEAWREEGAIILHVLVDGGAAGALRLADEIRPESRAAIDELHRRGVRVVMITGDAEAVAASVSSELGIDRFFAGVRPEDKASKVEELQSEGRRVAMVGDGVNDAPALARADVGIAIGAGTDVAIASAGVILASDDPRGVVSVIDLSTASYRKMRQNLWWAAGYNLVSVPLAAGVLAPVGFVLPMSVGAVLMSLSTVVVALNAQLLRRLDLRPVERSAEGE, from the coding sequence ATGAACGAGCATCACGACCACGCGACCATCCACGAGGCTCGCGAGCGGCCGGCCGATCAGAGCAGTCACGGGGGTCACGGCGATCACGATGGGCAGAGGGGCCACGAGGGCCACGCCGTCGACGAAGCCCACGCCGGTCACGCCGGTCACGCTGGTCACGCCGAGCGCTTCCAGCGGCTGTTCTGGTTCATGCTGGTGCTGGCGGTGCCGGTGGTCGCCTGCTCGCCGATGTTCGCGATGCTGCTCGGCTACGAGGTGCCGGGATGGGCGCTCTGGGTGTCGCCCGCGCTGGGCACCGTGATGTACCTCTGGGGCGGCGCGCCGTTCCTGAGCGGCGCGGTGGGCGAGATCCGGGATCGCAAGCCGGGCATGATGCTGCTGATCGGGCTCGCGATCACGGTGGCGTTCCTCGCCTCGTGGGGGGCGAGCCTCGGCCTGCTCGATCACGAGCTGGACTTCTGGTGGGAGCTCGCGCTGCTGGTGGTGATCATGCTGCTCGGGCACTGGGTGGAGATGCGTTCGCTTGCGCAGACGACCTCGGCGCTCGACTCGCTGGCGGCGCTGCTGCCCGACGCGGCCGAGCGCGTCGAGGGCGATGAGGTCGTGACGGTGGCGCCCGACGAGTTGCGCGTCGGCGACCTCGTCGTGGTGCGGCCGGGCGGACGCGTGCCTGCCGACGGGCGCATCGTGAGCGGATCCGCGAGCATGGACGAGTCGATGCTGACGGGGGAGTCGCGAGCCGTGCGGCGCGGCGAGGGCGAGCGGGTCGTCGCGGGCACGGTCGCGACCGACTCGGGGCTGCGCGTCGAGATCTCCGCGATCGGCGGCGACACGGCGCTCGCGGGGATCCAGCGGCTCGTCGAGCAGGCGCAGAGCTCGACGTCGCGCGCCCAGCGACTCGCCGATCGCGCGGCCGCGCTGCTCTTCTGGTTCGCGCTGGGCTCGGCCGTCGTGACGGCGACCGTCTGGACACTGGTGGGTCGGCCCGACGAAGGCGTGGTGCGCACGATCACCGTGCTGGTGATCGCCTGCCCGCACGCACTGGGGCTTGCGATCCCGCTCGTCGTGTCGATCGCGACGGAGCGCGCGGCGCGCGCCGGCATCCTGGTGAAGGATCGCCTGGCGCTCGAGAGCATGCGCGTCGTCGACGCCGTGCTGTTCGACAAGACCGGCACGCTGACCGTGGGATCGCCCGCGGTGACCGCGGTTGCACCCGCGGAGGGGAACGACCCCGACGAGCTGCTCGCGCTCGCTGCAGCGGCCGAGTCCGACTCGGAGCACCCGCTCGCGCGCGCGATCGTGCAGGCGGCAGCCGAGCGGCGTCTTGCGGTGCCGGCGTCGAGCGGTTTCTCGTCATCGCCGGCGGTGGGCGTGCGGGCCGAGGTCGGCGGGCGCTTGGTGCAGGTCGGCGGCCCCTTCCTGCTCGAGCAGGAGGACGTGCGGGAGCTGCCGGTGGCCGAGGCCTGGCGCGAGGAGGGCGCGATCATCCTGCACGTGCTCGTCGACGGCGGGGCGGCGGGCGCGTTGCGACTCGCCGACGAGATCCGGCCCGAGTCGCGCGCCGCGATCGACGAGCTGCACCGGCGCGGCGTGCGGGTGGTGATGATCACGGGCGACGCCGAGGCGGTCGCCGCGTCGGTCTCATCGGAGCTCGGCATCGACCGCTTCTTCGCGGGCGTGCGCCCCGAGGACAAGGCATCGAAGGTGGAGGAGCTGCAGAGCGAGGGGCGCCGTGTCGCGATGGTGGGCGACGGGGTGAACGATGCGCCGGCGCTCGCGCGCGCCGACGTGGGGATCGCGATCGGCGCCGGCACCGACGTGGCGATCGCGTCGGCTGGGGTGATCCTCGCGAGCGACGACCCGCGCGGTGTGGTCTCGGTGATCGACCTGTCGACGGCGAGCTATCGCAAGATGCGGCAGAACCTCTGGTGGGCTGCCGGCTACAACCTGGTATCGGTGCCGCTCGCCGCGGGGGTGCTCGCGCCGGTCGGCTTCGTGCTGCCCATGTCGGTGGGCGCGGTGCTCATGTCGCTCTCGACCGTCGTGGTGGCGCTCAACGCCCAACTGCTGCGACGGCTCGATCTGCGGCCCGTGGAGCGCAGCGCCGAGGGGGAGTAG
- a CDS encoding arsenic resistance protein translates to MIPSSVRLVERLERHQVALYLAALAIGAAAGLLLPGLARPAELAITPVLGLLLYATFLGIPFASAGRALRDWRFLGAVLVVNFVLVPLVVWLLSRLVAHDRAVLVGVLFVLLAPCVDYVIVFAGLAGGSRERLLAATPLLMLAQLLLLPVFLWWMAGSDIAATVEARPFVEALLWLIVLPLAAAAGTQFAAERARWVARLRDAVLGAMVLLMMLTLAVVVASQVAGIGGRIATLVIAMPVFVLFAAVMVAAGAAVSRLVGLDTAGRRAVVFSGATRNSLVVLPLVLALPPAFALAPLVVVAQTLVELVVMVALVRLMPRLIPG, encoded by the coding sequence GTGATCCCGAGCTCCGTGCGGCTCGTCGAGCGCTTGGAGCGCCACCAGGTGGCGCTCTACCTGGCCGCCCTCGCCATCGGCGCCGCCGCGGGGCTGCTGCTGCCGGGCCTCGCGCGCCCAGCCGAACTCGCCATCACCCCGGTGCTCGGTCTGCTGCTCTACGCGACCTTCCTGGGCATCCCGTTCGCGAGTGCGGGTCGAGCGCTGCGCGACTGGAGGTTCCTCGGCGCGGTGCTCGTGGTGAACTTCGTGCTCGTGCCGCTCGTGGTGTGGCTGCTCTCGCGCCTCGTCGCTCATGATCGTGCTGTGCTGGTGGGGGTGCTGTTCGTGCTGCTCGCGCCGTGCGTCGACTACGTGATCGTCTTCGCGGGGCTCGCCGGCGGCTCCCGCGAACGGCTGCTCGCCGCCACGCCGCTGCTCATGCTCGCGCAGCTGCTGCTGCTGCCGGTGTTCCTGTGGTGGATGGCGGGATCGGACATCGCGGCCACGGTCGAGGCGCGTCCGTTCGTCGAAGCCCTGCTCTGGCTCATCGTGCTGCCGCTCGCCGCCGCGGCTGGCACGCAGTTCGCCGCGGAGCGCGCCCGCTGGGTTGCGCGCCTGCGCGATGCCGTTCTCGGGGCGATGGTGCTGCTGATGATGCTGACGCTCGCGGTCGTGGTCGCGTCCCAGGTGGCGGGGATCGGGGGCAGGATCGCGACGCTCGTCATTGCGATGCCGGTGTTCGTGCTCTTCGCCGCCGTGATGGTGGCGGCGGGGGCGGCGGTCTCGCGGCTGGTCGGGCTCGACACCGCCGGGCGCCGGGCGGTGGTGTTCAGCGGTGCGACCCGCAACTCGCTCGTCGTGCTGCCGTTGGTGCTCGCACTGCCCCCGGCCTTCGCGCTCGCGCCCCTCGTCGTGGTGGCGCAGACGCTGGTCGAACTCGTGGTGATGGTCGCCCTCGTGCGCCTGATGCCAAGGCTGATCCCGGGCTAG
- a CDS encoding cyclase family protein, with amino-acid sequence MLDLSHPITAGMTVYPGDPEVRSREALSVAADGVAVTELHLGSHTGTHIDAPSHTIRGGRTIDEVPLDALSGDALVLRADRAGECRPIDGEMLGLERFDAVPPIVAICTGWDRHFGGELALRHPFLAVEAAERLWCLGMRVLVVDTLSPDPTAVEAGIADERSAAGEATDRQAPRDPAAGPPPATADRPLAVPDPLPVHTVVLGGGGAIVENVRGLDALGERARLGIFPLPLAGADGAPARVVAWRDEAR; translated from the coding sequence ATGCTCGACCTCAGTCACCCGATCACCGCAGGCATGACGGTCTATCCCGGCGATCCCGAGGTGCGCTCGCGCGAGGCGCTCAGCGTCGCCGCCGACGGCGTGGCGGTCACGGAACTGCACCTCGGCTCGCACACGGGCACCCACATCGACGCCCCCTCGCACACGATCCGGGGCGGACGCACCATCGACGAGGTGCCGCTCGATGCGCTCTCGGGCGACGCCCTCGTGCTGCGGGCGGATCGTGCGGGGGAGTGCCGGCCCATCGACGGCGAGATGCTCGGGCTCGAGCGCTTCGACGCCGTTCCGCCGATCGTGGCCATCTGCACCGGGTGGGATCGCCACTTCGGCGGCGAACTCGCCCTGCGGCATCCCTTCCTGGCCGTCGAGGCCGCCGAGCGCCTGTGGTGCCTGGGCATGCGCGTGCTCGTGGTCGACACGCTCAGCCCCGATCCCACGGCCGTCGAGGCGGGGATCGCGGATGAGCGGAGCGCCGCGGGCGAGGCGACCGACCGGCAGGCGCCGCGAGATCCTGCGGCGGGTCCGCCGCCCGCCACCGCGGATCGACCGCTCGCCGTCCCGGATCCGCTGCCCGTGCACACGGTGGTGCTCGGCGGGGGAGGTGCGATCGTGGAGAACGTGCGCGGGCTCGACGCGCTCGGCGAGCGGGCGCGGCTCGGGATCTTCCCGCTGCCGCTCGCGGGCGCCGACGGCGCACCGGCCCGGGTCGTGGCCTGGAGGGACGAGGCCCGGTGA